GTCATCGCCGCCATCGAGGGGCAGGATGTCTACGCCAAGCTGAAGTACGAATCCGGCACCCACCGGGTGCAGCGGGTCCCGGAAACCGAGGCCCAGGGACGGATTCACACCTCCGCCTGCACCGTGGCCATCATGGCGGAAGCCGAAGATATCGACATCGAGATCAATCCGGCCGACCTGAAAATCGATGTCTACCGTTCTTCCGGCGCCGGCGGCCAGCATGTCAACACCACCGACTCGGCGGTACGGATCACCCACCTCCCCACCGGCACCGTGGTGGCCTGCCAGGAAGAACGCAGCCAGATCAAGAACCGGGCCAAGGCGATGAAGGTGCTGAAAACCCGCATCCTTGACACCATTCTGCAGGAACAGAACAGCAAGATGGCAGCCGACCGCAAGCAGCAGGTGGGCAGCGGCGACCGCTCCGAGCGGATTCGCACCTACAACTTCCCCCAGGGACGCATGACCGACCACCGCATCGGCCTGACCCTCTACCGCCTTGATTCAATCATGGCCGGGGATATCGAGGAGATCACCGATGCACTGCGCACCCACTACCAGATGGAAGCGCTGAAGGCCCAGGCAGAAGGCACGGTGTAGCCCGGGGTGAAGTGACCGCCCAACCAACGACGTGGTACCCATCATCCCCATGCCCGACACACCCGACATCTGGACCACCCTGAAGGTCCTCACCTGGACCACCGGCTACCTCACGGAAAAGGGTGTTGAAAATGCCCGGCGGGAGGCGGAGTGGCTGCTCTGCGCCGCCACCGGTCTGGACCGGGTGGGGCTCTACCTCAACTTCGACAAGCCGCTGAGCGGTGACGAACTGGCTACGGCCCGTGCCCTGGTTTCCCGCCGGGGACGGCGGGAGCCGCTTCAGCATATCCTGGGCACCCAGGAGTTCGACGGTCTCTCCTTTGCCGTCACCCCCGACGTCCTGATCCCCCGCCACGACACCGAAACCCTGGTTGAGCAGGTACTCCTTCGCGTCCCCGGCGCCCGGTCCATCCTGGATATCGGCACCGGCTCCGGCTGCATCGCCGTCTCCCTGGCCAAGCGGTTGCCGGAAGCTGCCGTAACGGCGGTGGACATCTCCCCGGACGCCCTGGCCGTGGCCCGGCATAACGCCGCACAGCACGGCACTGCCGTGGAGTTCCTGCAGGGCTCCCTTTTCCAGCCGGTTGCGGGCCGCAGCTTCGACCTGATCGTGAGTAACCCCCCCTACATCCCCAGCACCGACCTGGAAGGGCTTCAGCCCGAGGTACGGAATTTCGAGCCCCGCCTGGCCCTGGACGGCGGACCGGACGGCCTTGACGCCTACCGACAGATCGTCGCCGACGCGCCGCAGCACCTTACCCGCGGCGGCTGGCTACTGCTGGAGGTGGGGGCCGGTCAGGCGACGGATGTTACCGTGCTGCTGGCGGAATCCGGTTTTGCTGCTACTATTGTCGCAACGGACCCGGCAGGGATCGAGCGGGTCGTGGGAGGACGTCATGGATCGGACTGAGGCGTTGCGGGTCTTTGAAGAGGCCGACTGCCTGGCCGACCGGCAAGCGGTCGGGGAAGCCATCGGCCGGATGGCGGAAGGGATCACGGCACGGATCGGCAAGCTCAACCCGGTCATCTTCTGCGTCATGAACGGCGGTCTGATCGTAACCGGTCAACTGCTCCCCCTGCTCCCTTTTCCCCTGGAGACCGGCTACCTGCACGCCACCCGCTACGGCCGGGAGCTGACCGGCGGCGACTTGGAGTGGCTGGTGCCGCCCCGTCTCGACCTCGTTGGCCGGACCGTGCTGCTGGTTGACGATATCCTCGACGAAGGGGTAACCCTGAAAGCACTGACTGACGAATGTCTGAACCGCGGCGCCCGCGAGGTGCTGACCGCGGTGCTGGTCGAAAAGCAGCACGACCGCAAGATCGTACCGGGCTACCGGGCTGATTTCGCCGGCCTGGCGATACCGGATCGCTTTGTCTTCGGTTACGGCCTGGATTACGATGGGATCTGGCGGAATGCGCCGGGTATCTACGCGGTCAAGGGGCTATAGGGCGTATTCCTGTCCGGCGGTGCCCCATGAACTGCTTTTCGAGCTGGAGCGTCACACCACCCGCTCTTGCCGGGAAGTCCTGGCCAGCCTGATCTGCCCCCTGACGGCCCCCATCGCCGTTAACATGTCCCCGACAAGTGGTACTGGCACTGTTCCCGCCCCTGTTCTTCGTAGTGTTTCCGCACGGCTGATACCCGCCCAGCGCCACATCCGGAAACACGGACGGGGTGACGGCATCAGCCGCAACCCCGTCTGCATGGACATAGAGTACTGTGTTCAGAATGGGTACGTTACAACTTGAACCTGCCCACCAGCGCCTCCAGATCCTTGGCAAGCCTGGCCAGGGAGGCGGCCGCTTCGGCGGTTTCATGGGCACCGTTGGCGGTTTCGTGGACAACGTCGGTGATCTGGTGAATGTTGGTGGAAATTTCGCCGGTGACCGCGGTCTGCTCCTCGGCGGCGGTGGCGATCTGGTGCACCTGCATGGTCACCTCGTTGATCCCTTCCAGAATCTGCTGCAGTGCTTCACCGGAACGGCGGGAGCTGTCCATCCCCTTTTCCACCTCCCGCACCCCCTGTTCCATGGAGGAAACAGCGCCGGCGGTCTCCTGCTGGATCGCCTTGATCATCTCGCCGATCTCCCGGGTAGCCCGCGTGGTCCGCTCCGCCAGGGCCCGCACTTCATCGGCCACCACCGCAAAGCCCCGTCCCTGCTCACCGGCCCGGGCCGCTTCAATGGCGGCGTTCAAAGCCAGCAGGTTGGTCTGGTCGGCAATCTCCTCGATGGTGCCGACAATGGCGCCAATCTGGTCGGAACGGGCACCCAGCGCCTCAACCGTATGGGCCGACTCCCGCACCCGGTCCGCAATCAGTTGCATACCGGCAATGGTTTCCTGTACCACGACGGCACCGTTATGGGCGTTGTGGGACGCTTGGTTGGCAACGTCGGAGGCCATGGAGCAGTTGCGGGAAATGTCATTGGAGGTGGCGGACATCTCTTCGCTGGCGGTAGCCACCGTGGCTGACTGGGAGGCCACTTCCTCGGCGGCGGTGGCAATCTGGACGGCAGTACCCTGCAACTGGTTGGAGGCGGTGGCCACCTGGACCGTGGTGCTGGAGGCCCGGGAAATGATGGAGTGGATGTTGTCCACAAACCGGTTGAACCAGCGGCTCACCTCGCCAAACTCATCGGTGCGGTCCGCCTCCAGACGACAGGTCAGGTCCCCTTCCCCCTGAGCAATATCCTGCAGCATCTCCACCAGGCGGTTCAGCGGCGTGGTGATGCTGCGCACGATCACAAACGTGAAGACCAGCGTCAGGGCACCCATTGCCAGGGAAAAGCACGCACTCAGAATCAGGGCGAGCCGGGCCTGGGCGGCAAGCTCTCCGGCCCGGGCCATGATCTCCCTGGCCAGGGCATCCTCAATCTCCTTCACTTGGTCAATCTTGGCGGTGATGGCGGTGAACCAGGTCTCGGGAGCCATGCCAAAGCCTCCGGCCATCCCCCGGCCGATGACGGCCGCGCTCAACTCCTCGACCTTCTTGAATTGCGGAGAGCCGGCCTTGGCATCGTAGGCTGTCACCGCAGCATCGGAACCGAACTTTTTGAACCCTTCCAGAAAACTCTTCTGCGCAGAAAGAATGGCGAAGGTGCGCTGGTAGGTTTCATCGCTGAAACGGTCCGCCGCAATCACGGCATTCAGTGTTGCCCGCTCCTTGCCCATCTCCTCCTTCACCTTGGACAGGGCAAAGTAAGAGATGGCGGCCCGCATCAGTTCGGGCTCCCTGCTGTTACGTCCCACCGCGGCAACCACATCCAGGTAGGAATAGTTAATGGCAGTGTAAAAGGCGAAGGAATCCTTGCCGTCAATATTCAGTGCGTCCACCCTGCTGCGAATGTCGGCCAGCTTTTCCTGGTGCTTCGCGGCGGCATCAAGTGATGCCTTCACAACCCGGGCAGTATCGGGATGGGCCAGCAGAACCTCGGCCAGTTGCCGGAACTGGTCATCAGACAGCTTGCGCTGGCGTTGCAAATCCTCCCTGAACCGCGCTCCTTTCGCGTTGATGTAACCGGAGGAAAGGCCTCGCTCCTTCTGCAGTTCGTGGACCAGCGCCCCCACCTTCACGGAAAGGGCCACCAACCGCTCGGTCTGCCGCAGGTTCGTCAGGGTCCGGTACTTATCCAGCACCTCCCGGCCGGAAAAAAAGACCAGCCCCAGGATGGGCAGCAGGAGCAGCAGGAGCAGTTTGGTTCGGATCGTCAGATTTTTCAGCATGTGAACACGACCTCCGCAGGAAATGGGACTATTTATATCGTAATGCTGCGCTTTCGGAAAAACAGATTGCAGCAACCGGCATTAAAAATCTGTTTTTTTGATCAAAGTCAAAAAACCATCCGTCTTCTTTCCCCCCACAAAACAGGGGACACATTCCATGACTTCATGTGTCCCCTGCGTCACCACCTCGCCCAAGCAATTTTTCCGCCTAGCCTTCGGTCATCACCTTCTCATTGTACAGTCCCTCGATCTTGCGACGATGTCCCAGCTCAACCTCGGCAAAGGTGAGCAGGGTCTTTTGCAGCACCGGATCCTCGGTCATGCCGGCGGCGGCCTTGTACAACTGGTAGGCCTCTTCCTCGGCTTTCAGCGCAAAGGTGAGGATTTCCTGGTAGTTCATCTGCGGATGAAACGGCACCTCCCGCAGGTAGCGGCCAATGGTCGCCTCCGGCAGGGCACAACTGTTGTGCTCGGCAATCTTGTCCGGATCGATGCGTGAAAACACCTCCTTATGGGTCGCCTCTTCGGTTGCCAGCTCCGCAAACAGCTTGCGGGCAGCGGGACTCTCGGTCAGCTCTGCGGCCCGTTTGTACAGCTGGTAGGCAATTTCCTCTCGCTCAACAGCAAAATCAACAACCTGCTTCAGTGTTATGAAGCTCATCAACCCCTCCTATCACAATGATATTCTTTAATATACTCAAGAACTTGAGCTGGATGCTGTTCGGCTTTTGAAACCGTGGTCCAGTGTTTCCTGACGATGCCGTCGGGGCAGATAAACACCGTCGAACGGATCACCCCGGACACGGTCTTACCGTACATGCTCTTTTCACCGAACGCACCATAGGCCTTCATGACCAGGGTATCCGGATCGGAGAGCAGCACCATGTTCAGATCATGGGCTTCGATGAATTTCCCATGGGAGGCCAGCGAATCCCTGCTGATTCCCAACAGCGTTATGTCGAGTCGATCGAACTCCGGCATCAGGTCACGAAAACTACTGGCTTCCCTGGTACATCCCGGGGTGTTGTCCCGGGGATAGAAAAACACGATCAGCCGTTTGCCGGCATAGTCAGCCAGACGGTGGCGTCTGCCGTCGCTTCCCTCAAGATCGAAATCAGGAGCTGGTTGATCCGTCAGGTTTCTGATCATCCGCACATTCCCCTTTTACCTGTATAGTGCTGCAGACCGTCTGTGCGCACCCGCCGCACGAACTGTGCACCTTAATACGGTAAACACACTGAAAATGCAACGGTTTCATATTTTTTTCAACTGCAACTGTAAAAAGATTAGGCAAACCAAAGCAACCATGTTACCTTTTGGTAACGCACAAGGAGTAACCATGTCTCAGTACACCATGTCAGACACCTATCGGTCCATTCTGGAAAGTATCGGCGAGGGGATCATTTTTGCCGACCAGGATGATCGCCTGACCTACATAAACCAGATGGCCGCCACCATTCGCGGCATCAAGGCGGAAAACTTCATCGGCCGCTCCATCCTCGCCGTTCACTCTCCCAAATCGTCGGAGCGGATCAAGCAATTGCTGCTGGAGTTGCGGGCCGGCACCATCACCCAATCCCGCCGGGTCATCGAAGTCAGGGGGAAATATTTCGAAAACACCTATTACCCGGTGCGACGTCAGGATGGCAGCTATCGCGGCACCCTGTTGGTCAGCCGGGACGTGACAGAAAAGACCCAGCTCCTCGCGGAAAACCAGTCCCTCAAACAATCCACCGGCAGCCGTTGCTGCGGCCTGGAGGGGTTCGTCAGCATCAGCCCGGCCATGTTGCCGGTCTTCCAGCTGGTGGGAGCTGCCTCGCCCATCGACTCTACCGTGCTGATTACCGGCGAGTCCGGCACCGGCAAGGAACTGGTAGCCTCTGCCATCCACCGCAACAGCAAGCGCTGCAGCCGACAGATGGTGGCGGTCAACTGCGCGGCCCTGCCCGACAATCTGGTGGAGTCGGAGCTGTTCGGCTATGCCCGCGGCGCCTTTACCGGTGCCGTCTCCAGCCATCGCGGCAAATTCGAGCAGGCCGACGGCAGTACCATTTTTCTCGACGAAGTTGCCGATCTCCCCCTGCCCGCCCAGGCGAAACTATTGCGAGTGCTGCAGGACAAGGCCGTCGTCCGGCTGGGCAGCGAAAAGCAGATCAAGGTGGATGTCCGGATCATTGCGGCTACCAACCGGGATTTGACCGCCATGGTGGCGGCGGGCAGCTTCCGCGAAGACCTTTTCTACCGGCTGAACGTTATTTCAGTACGTATCCCCCCCCTGCGGGAACGGCGCGAGGATATCCTCCCCCTGGCGGAGTATTTCGTCGGCTGGTTTACCCAGCATATGGAAAAATCAATCCAGGGGCTCTGCGAAGGGACCCGCTCCCTGCTGCTGGCCCATGACTACCCCGGCAACGTCCGGGAACTGGAAAACGCCATGGAGCATGCCGTTGCCCTCTGTCAGGGGAACTGCATCGCGCCCCAGGATCTTCCCGACGCCTTCATTGCCGCCCGCAGCGATGGCCTGCATCAGGACTTCCCCCACCCCCTTGCCGAAGGGGGGACAACCTCTCTGTTTCGCACCCGGGAGCAGTACGAACGCCAGGTTATCCTCGAGGCACTGGAGCGGACCGGCGGCCGCAAGGCGGAAGCCGCGAAGCTGCTCAACATCTCCCGCAAAACGCTTTGGGAAAAATTAAAACAGTTGCAGTAAACGTAACGTCCCGCCCATTATGTTACCCTTTGGTAACAAGATTTCTGTGGTCCGATTTCTCCCTTCCCCAGCTTTCTCTTCTGTTTTCAACACATTAAAAAGCCGTTTCAGTATTGGCACGTCTTCTGCTCTGTGTAACAGGATTTTATCTTTCTCTTATCTCCCTGTAGCGAGGTGATGCCCATGCCGATTTCCGGCGTTGTCGTGAAGTGCACTCCCGGAACCGAAGCCTCGGTAGCCGAACACGCGCGGCACTGTGCCGGCGTCGAGGTCCATGCGGCCCTGCCCGACGGGCAGGTGGTAGCAGTCATCGAGGGTGATACCGTCAAGCAGGGGGCCGAGCGGGCCATGCGCCTCCAGGAGATCGAAGGCGTCATATCGGTCCAGGTGGCCTACCATAATTTTGAAGACGCAACCACAGAACAAGGAGGCGGGTATGGAATTGACGAGGCGTGATTTCCTGAAAGCAAGTGCGGCTGCCGCGGCGTTTGCCGCTGCCGGTGCACCGGGGCTGGCTCCCCGGCTGGCCGAAGCGGCCGATGACAAGGGTA
The window above is part of the Trichlorobacter ammonificans genome. Proteins encoded here:
- a CDS encoding chaperone NapD, coding for MPISGVVVKCTPGTEASVAEHARHCAGVEVHAALPDGQVVAVIEGDTVKQGAERAMRLQEIEGVISVQVAYHNFEDATTEQGGGYGIDEA
- a CDS encoding hypoxanthine-guanine phosphoribosyltransferase, with product MDRTEALRVFEEADCLADRQAVGEAIGRMAEGITARIGKLNPVIFCVMNGGLIVTGQLLPLLPFPLETGYLHATRYGRELTGGDLEWLVPPRLDLVGRTVLLVDDILDEGVTLKALTDECLNRGAREVLTAVLVEKQHDRKIVPGYRADFAGLAIPDRFVFGYGLDYDGIWRNAPGIYAVKGL
- a CDS encoding methyl-accepting chemotaxis protein, which produces MLKNLTIRTKLLLLLLLPILGLVFFSGREVLDKYRTLTNLRQTERLVALSVKVGALVHELQKERGLSSGYINAKGARFREDLQRQRKLSDDQFRQLAEVLLAHPDTARVVKASLDAAAKHQEKLADIRSRVDALNIDGKDSFAFYTAINYSYLDVVAAVGRNSREPELMRAAISYFALSKVKEEMGKERATLNAVIAADRFSDETYQRTFAILSAQKSFLEGFKKFGSDAAVTAYDAKAGSPQFKKVEELSAAVIGRGMAGGFGMAPETWFTAITAKIDQVKEIEDALAREIMARAGELAAQARLALILSACFSLAMGALTLVFTFVIVRSITTPLNRLVEMLQDIAQGEGDLTCRLEADRTDEFGEVSRWFNRFVDNIHSIISRASSTTVQVATASNQLQGTAVQIATAAEEVASQSATVATASEEMSATSNDISRNCSMASDVANQASHNAHNGAVVVQETIAGMQLIADRVRESAHTVEALGARSDQIGAIVGTIEEIADQTNLLALNAAIEAARAGEQGRGFAVVADEVRALAERTTRATREIGEMIKAIQQETAGAVSSMEQGVREVEKGMDSSRRSGEALQQILEGINEVTMQVHQIATAAEEQTAVTGEISTNIHQITDVVHETANGAHETAEAAASLARLAKDLEALVGRFKL
- a CDS encoding peroxiredoxin codes for the protein MIRNLTDQPAPDFDLEGSDGRRHRLADYAGKRLIVFFYPRDNTPGCTREASSFRDLMPEFDRLDITLLGISRDSLASHGKFIEAHDLNMVLLSDPDTLVMKAYGAFGEKSMYGKTVSGVIRSTVFICPDGIVRKHWTTVSKAEQHPAQVLEYIKEYHCDRRG
- the prfA gene encoding peptide chain release factor 1, coding for MFDKIEEFEVRFQELESLLSDPAVIANQPEFRKLSREHADLAPLIEAYRRYKKVLAEQEENRELLADPDMREMAEEELERLAAERDQLEADIKLLLLPRDPNDSKNVVLEIRAGTGGDESALFAGDLFRMYSRFAEKNRWKVDMLSCSESERGGFKEVIAAIEGQDVYAKLKYESGTHRVQRVPETEAQGRIHTSACTVAIMAEAEDIDIEINPADLKIDVYRSSGAGGQHVNTTDSAVRITHLPTGTVVACQEERSQIKNRAKAMKVLKTRILDTILQEQNSKMAADRKQQVGSGDRSERIRTYNFPQGRMTDHRIGLTLYRLDSIMAGDIEEITDALRTHYQMEALKAQAEGTV
- a CDS encoding sigma-54 interaction domain-containing protein produces the protein MSQYTMSDTYRSILESIGEGIIFADQDDRLTYINQMAATIRGIKAENFIGRSILAVHSPKSSERIKQLLLELRAGTITQSRRVIEVRGKYFENTYYPVRRQDGSYRGTLLVSRDVTEKTQLLAENQSLKQSTGSRCCGLEGFVSISPAMLPVFQLVGAASPIDSTVLITGESGTGKELVASAIHRNSKRCSRQMVAVNCAALPDNLVESELFGYARGAFTGAVSSHRGKFEQADGSTIFLDEVADLPLPAQAKLLRVLQDKAVVRLGSEKQIKVDVRIIAATNRDLTAMVAAGSFREDLFYRLNVISVRIPPLRERREDILPLAEYFVGWFTQHMEKSIQGLCEGTRSLLLAHDYPGNVRELENAMEHAVALCQGNCIAPQDLPDAFIAARSDGLHQDFPHPLAEGGTTSLFRTREQYERQVILEALERTGGRKAEAAKLLNISRKTLWEKLKQLQ
- the prmC gene encoding peptide chain release factor N(5)-glutamine methyltransferase, with translation MPDTPDIWTTLKVLTWTTGYLTEKGVENARREAEWLLCAATGLDRVGLYLNFDKPLSGDELATARALVSRRGRREPLQHILGTQEFDGLSFAVTPDVLIPRHDTETLVEQVLLRVPGARSILDIGTGSGCIAVSLAKRLPEAAVTAVDISPDALAVARHNAAQHGTAVEFLQGSLFQPVAGRSFDLIVSNPPYIPSTDLEGLQPEVRNFEPRLALDGGPDGLDAYRQIVADAPQHLTRGGWLLLEVGAGQATDVTVLLAESGFAATIVATDPAGIERVVGGRHGSD
- a CDS encoding ferritin family protein; this encodes MSFITLKQVVDFAVEREEIAYQLYKRAAELTESPAARKLFAELATEEATHKEVFSRIDPDKIAEHNSCALPEATIGRYLREVPFHPQMNYQEILTFALKAEEEAYQLYKAAAGMTEDPVLQKTLLTFAEVELGHRRKIEGLYNEKVMTEG